A genomic region of Venturia canescens isolate UGA chromosome 9, ASM1945775v1, whole genome shotgun sequence contains the following coding sequences:
- the LOC122416539 gene encoding cytochrome P450 9e2-like, with protein MQWIALILSLLAGVIPYLLWRKWNKLARMGIEHPTAWPIIGNSASVLCLRSHFVDMIESVYKFKQEADYVGFYDFSEPTILIRSPELLKSITIKNFDHFTDHRNFLDPESNPLFSKNLFVLRGEKWKEVRTLLSPAFTSSKMKNMYGLMSVCGKNFISELVDASLVKSKVVDSKDIFTRFANDVIATCAFGISIDSMKNPDNEFYALGKDATNLSGLRGLKLLVARLSPILAKIFGISLVSAKVEMYFSKIVRDAIETRDKLGITRPDMLQLMMESRGKKSSENHQRDLTIQEITAQAFIFFFGGFESVATAMCLVAHEIAVSVEAQAKLHREIDDVLAKGDVTYEAINGMEYLDAVVSEALRLYPINLFLERLCVKRFELPPALPGGKPVTIEPGQSVWYPTFSVQRDPKYYPNPKKFDPERFMGDAKSKIDPLTYLPFGMGPRMCIANRFALLEIKVLMFNLLAKCRLKPRPGAQSPIEFSKKGFNLIPKDGFWLEIEPRNTPIDK; from the coding sequence ATGCAATGGATTGCTCTGATCCTCAGCCTCCTCGCCGGAGTTATTCCGTACTTGCTCTGGAGGAAATGGAACAAGCTCGCAAGAATGGGGATCGAGCATCCGACGGCTTGGCCGATAATCGGTAATTCAGCGTCCGTTTTGTGTTTGCGGAGCCACTTCGTCGATATGATCGAGAGCGTGTACAAGTTCAAGCAGGAAGCGGATTACGTTGGATTCTACGACTTCAGCGAGCCGACGATCTTGATCAGGTCGCCGGAACTGCTGAAAAGTATAACCATAAAAAACTTCGACCACTTTACGGACCACCGGAACTTCCTCGACCCAGAATCGAACCCTCTCTTCAGCAAAAACCTGTTTGTTCTCCGCGgcgaaaagtggaaggaagtAAGAACCCTCCTGAGTCCAGCTTTCACGAGcagcaaaatgaaaaacatgtACGGACTCATGTCGGTCTGCGGGAAAAACTTCATCAGTGAGCTCGTCGATGCTTCCTTGGTTAAATCGAAAGTAGTTGATTCGAAAGATATTTTCACGAGGTTTGCGAACGACGTGATAGCGACTTGCGCCTTTGGGATCAGCATCGACTCGATGAAGAATCCGGACAACGAATTTTACGCTCTGGGAAAAGACGCGACGAATTTGAGCGGTCTCCGAGGACTGAAACTCCTGGTGGCTCGGCTCTCGCCAATACTCGCTAAAATATTCGGGATATCGTTGGTCTCCGCCAAGGTCGAAATGTACTTTTCGAAGATTGTGCGCGACGCGATCGAGACGAGAGACAAACTGGGAATCACGAGGCCCGACATGCTCCAGTTGATGATGGAATcgagagggaaaaaatccAGCGAAAACCACCAGCGGGATCTAACCATCCAGGAAATTACGGCTCaagcgttcatttttttcttcggtgGCTTCGAATCCGTTGCCACGGCCATGTGTTTGGTTGCCCATGAAATAGCCGTGAGTGTGGAAGCGCAGGCGAAATTGCACCGGGAGATAGACGACGTCTTGGCGAAGGGCGATGTGACGTACGAGGCCATCAACGGGATGGAGTATCTCGACGCCGTCGTCAGCGAGGCACTCAGACTCTACCCGATCAATCTATTTCTGGAGAGATTGTGCGTCAAGAGGTTCGAATTACCTCCGGCTCTGCCGGGAGGCAAGCCGGTCACGATCGAACCTGGTCAGAGCGTCTGGTATCCAACTTTCTCGGTGCAACGGGACCCCAAGTATTATCCGAACCCAAAGAAATTCGATCCGGAAAGATTCATGGGCGATGCCAAGTCGAAAATCGACCCGCTGACGTACCTTCCCTTTGGAATGGGACCGAGAATGTGCATCGCCAATCGATTCGCGCTCCTCGAAATCAAAGTTCTGATGTTTAACCTCCTAGCAAAGTGTCGCCTGAAGCCGCGCCCAGGAGCTCAATCACCCATCGAATTCTCTAAAAAAGGCTTCAATTTGATACCTAAGGACGGTTTTTGGTTGGAAATAGAACCGAGAAATACTCCGATCGACAAATGA
- the LOC122416080 gene encoding cytochrome P450 9e2-like: MEWFTIIVSVLIGAIGIQLLLWRKPNKLKKMGVLHPTAWPIIGNSGSVVCFRSHFTDMIESIYRFNEEADYVGFYDLRDPMILIRSPELLKNIAVKHFDHFTDHRNFFDLDSESLFSKNLFALRGEKWKEVRTLLSPAFTGSKMKNMFELMSTCGNNFVEHLVNVSLDKSNIVNSKDIFTRFSNDVIATCAFGINIDSMKYPSNEFYMLGKDATNFSALRGLKLVLVRMFPLLKKLLGGTFVSPKVESFFENIIRETIETREKQGITRPDMLQLMMESHEKKPDKSRDFTIRDMTAQAFVFFFGGFESVATVMCLVAHEIALASEVQNKLQREIDEVLAERTSQKCATYEVINGMQYLDAVVNETLRLYPINLFLERVCTKSFELPPALPGSKPVTIEPGQSVWYPTFSVQRDPKYYPNPKIFDPERFMGDAKSKIDPLTYLPFGMGPRMCIANRFALLEVKVLIFNLLAKCSLKSRPGARSPIELKKTGFNFVPREGFWLEIEPRKAPVR, translated from the coding sequence ATGGAGTGGTTTACCATCATCGTATCGGTTCTCATTGGAGCAATCGGAATACAATTGTTGTTGTGGCGGAAGCCGAACAAGCTTAAAAAAATGGGAGTTTTGCATCCAACGGCTTGGCCAATAATCGGCAATTCAGGATCCGTCGTTTGTTTCCGGAGTCACTTCACCGACATGATTGAAAGCATATACAGATTCAACGAGGAAGCCGATTACGTCGGATTCTACGACCTCCGCGATCCCATGATTCTGATCAGGTCGCCGGAGCTACTGAAAAACATAGCCGTCAAACATTTCGATCACTTTACCGACCACCGGAATTTCTTTGACCTCGATTCGGAGTCGCTCTTTAGCAAAAACCTCTTTGCTCTGCGTGGCGAAAAATGGAAGGAAGTACGAACTCTTTTGAGTCCGGCTTTCACAGGgagcaaaatgaaaaacatgtTCGAGCTCATGTCGACCTGCGGGAATAATTTCGTCGAGCACCTCGTCAACGTTTCCTTGGATAAGTCGAACATCGTCAACTCCAAAGACATATTTACGAGGTTTTCAAACGACGTTATAGCCACTTGCGCATTCGGGATAAACATAGACTCGATGAAATATCCGAGCAACGAGTTCTACATGTTGGGAAAGGACGCGACGAATTTCAGCGCTCTTCGCGGCTTAAAACTAGTCTTGGTTCGAATGTTTCCACTCTTGAAAAAACTCCTCGGTGGAACATTCGTTTCCCCGAAGGTAGAATCGTTTTTTGAGAATATTATACGCGAAACGATCGAGACGAGAGAAAAGCAAGGAATAACGAGACCCGACATGCTCCAGCTCATGATGGAatcgcatgaaaaaaaaccagACAAAAGCAGGGATTTCACGATTCGCGACATGACCGCACAAgcattcgtatttttcttcggtGGCTTCGAATCTGTCGCCACAGTGATGTGCTTGGTCGCTCATGAAATAGCCCTCGCTTCGGAAGTTCAAAACAAACTCCAACGAGAGATCGACGAGGTTCTGGCGGAGCGGACGAGCCAAAAATGCGCGACTTACGAGGTGATCAACGGGATGCAGTATCTCGACGCTGTCGTCAACGAGACACTCAGACTCTACCCGATCAATCTATTTCTCGAAAGAGTCTGCACCAAAAGCTTCGAACTTCCTCCGGCCCTTCCTGGAAGCAAGCCGGTCACGATCGAACCTGGTCAGAGCGTCTGGTATCCAACTTTTTCGGTGCAACGAGACCCCAAGTATTATCCGAACCCAAAGATATTCGATCCGGAAAGATTCATGGGCGATGCCAAGTCGAAAATCGACCCGCTGACGTACCTTCCCTTTGGAATGGGACCGAGAATGTGCATCGCCAATCGATTCGCGCTCCTCGAAGTTAAAGTATTAATCTTCAATCTTCTGGCCAAATGCTCCTTGAAATCACGTCCGGGAGCCCGCTCGCCGATAGAGCTCAAAAAGACGGGCTTCAACTTCGTCCCGAGGGAAGGATTTTGGCTCGAAATAGAGCCGAGGAAAGCTCCAGTTCGTTAA